In one Zymobacter palmae genomic region, the following are encoded:
- the lolB gene encoding lipoprotein insertase outer membrane protein LolB — MLNLLFKSRLTGLFIGLLLLSGCALSPSTPPQERPCGRWESQIPKTEALQRWTVAGKVNLRTPQQNDTASFDWQQQNPDHYRMMISGPFGIGRNTLEQQNDQAVLSNGNGTFHASSPEGLMQQQLGWSLPISALYYWARALPAPNQPYHMTPDVCGYPATLDQQGWHIEYSQWTFSDGYWLPGRLKMHYGQLNATLLQKEWHPGRYDTE; from the coding sequence ATGTTGAACCTGCTGTTTAAAAGCCGCCTAACAGGCCTATTCATCGGGCTACTGCTGCTTTCGGGCTGTGCCCTTTCACCGTCGACGCCTCCGCAGGAACGCCCCTGCGGCCGCTGGGAAAGCCAGATACCTAAGACGGAAGCGCTGCAGCGCTGGACGGTGGCCGGCAAAGTCAACTTGCGCACACCGCAGCAGAACGACACCGCCAGCTTCGACTGGCAACAGCAGAACCCCGATCACTACCGCATGATGATCAGTGGCCCTTTTGGCATTGGCCGCAACACACTTGAACAGCAGAACGATCAGGCCGTGTTATCTAACGGCAATGGCACATTCCACGCATCATCTCCTGAAGGACTGATGCAACAGCAGCTGGGCTGGTCGCTGCCAATTTCAGCGCTGTACTACTGGGCCCGCGCACTGCCCGCCCCCAACCAGCCCTATCACATGACACCTGATGTGTGCGGCTACCCCGCCACGCTCGACCAGCAAGGCTGGCATATCGAATACAGTCAGTGGACCTTCAGTGATGGCTACTGGCTGCCAGGCCGCCTGAAAATGCATTACGGACAGCTGAACGCCACGCTGTTGCAAAAAGAGTGGCACCCGGGCCGTTACGACACCGAATGA
- a CDS encoding tetratricopeptide repeat protein translates to MLRVLILAALIWPLTACRDRTPTAAEPSAPASLPASPAMPGDPVSAGLDKPSLTQLLQAHLEERYQHPANASQLYLSQARLHGDRSLAQDAWRTAQRAGSASLALEAVTLWRSLFDQASANASFALSQDDVAMMHALCEQALQAQRWAEAMFWQLSLDRYGHHDAIDSMLETWMATEQPMPRDALRAQVDTYLKQYPSHDEAHIVCAALLAGDERYPEAFQRLNDVLHRHPDNLDALFAKALVEQRLGHLEAALKTVHTAMAHGGQQEFRFGLLRIDIELDLPGATLADRHIHQFVQQLPASARAINELTQFLLDHHHADAAQRLMEHYPLTEQEAQDAGLLAHRQALRGVTADQLDDVDAALRAFQQVTPASPLFAHAQLRLLTLTQESQGNDAAAQLMRHQRERFPDQLLLLVQLEFSALQQAQQPEQASALLEQIVDAYPEHDGLRYLRAMQRMAQQQIPQALSDLQLLVEHQPHNPIFLNAYGYMLADQKQDYAQAVPLLRRAITLAPDNAEIQDSLGWALYGQGQYDEARQWLARAYNALPSPEVARHYLQALMATHNEAEAQRILGQLYRSSSLDQAARSALLQQFPTLRAPSP, encoded by the coding sequence ATGCTCAGAGTGCTTATTCTTGCAGCCTTGATCTGGCCGCTGACCGCGTGTCGCGACCGGACTCCGACAGCCGCCGAACCGTCAGCGCCCGCATCGCTGCCCGCGTCACCCGCCATGCCCGGGGATCCGGTCAGTGCGGGCCTCGACAAGCCGAGCCTTACTCAACTGCTTCAGGCACATCTCGAAGAGCGCTATCAACACCCCGCCAATGCCAGCCAGCTTTATCTAAGTCAGGCACGCCTGCATGGCGATCGTTCTCTGGCGCAGGATGCTTGGCGCACCGCACAGCGCGCGGGAAGCGCCTCTCTGGCGCTGGAAGCGGTCACGCTGTGGCGTTCACTGTTCGATCAGGCATCTGCAAACGCATCTTTTGCCCTCTCTCAGGACGATGTGGCGATGATGCACGCGCTATGCGAGCAGGCGCTGCAGGCACAGCGCTGGGCTGAGGCGATGTTCTGGCAGCTCTCTCTCGACCGCTATGGCCATCACGATGCCATCGACAGCATGCTGGAAACGTGGATGGCTACCGAACAGCCTATGCCGCGCGACGCGCTTCGCGCTCAGGTCGATACCTATCTGAAGCAGTACCCAAGCCATGATGAAGCTCATATCGTCTGCGCCGCTCTGCTAGCAGGCGACGAACGCTATCCAGAAGCGTTCCAGCGCTTGAATGATGTCCTGCATCGCCACCCTGACAATCTGGATGCCCTGTTTGCCAAAGCATTGGTCGAGCAGCGTCTTGGGCATCTTGAAGCCGCCTTGAAGACCGTACATACCGCTATGGCGCATGGCGGCCAACAGGAGTTTCGCTTTGGCCTGTTGCGCATCGACATTGAACTCGACCTGCCCGGCGCCACCCTGGCCGACCGCCATATTCATCAATTCGTGCAACAGCTTCCGGCCTCGGCCCGTGCCATCAACGAACTGACCCAGTTCTTGCTTGATCACCATCATGCCGACGCCGCACAACGTCTGATGGAGCACTATCCGTTGACGGAACAGGAAGCACAAGATGCTGGCCTGCTGGCTCATCGGCAAGCCTTGCGAGGCGTCACCGCCGACCAGCTTGATGATGTCGACGCCGCACTGCGCGCATTCCAACAGGTCACACCAGCCTCGCCGCTGTTCGCCCATGCTCAGCTACGACTGCTGACGCTGACGCAGGAAAGCCAAGGTAATGATGCTGCAGCACAGCTCATGCGCCACCAGCGCGAGCGCTTCCCCGATCAGTTACTGCTGTTGGTACAGCTCGAATTCTCCGCCTTGCAGCAAGCCCAGCAGCCGGAGCAAGCCTCAGCACTGCTCGAACAGATCGTAGATGCCTATCCCGAGCACGACGGCCTACGTTATCTGCGCGCCATGCAGCGCATGGCTCAGCAGCAGATACCCCAAGCGTTGAGCGACCTGCAACTGCTGGTCGAACACCAACCCCATAACCCCATATTCCTCAACGCCTATGGCTACATGCTGGCCGACCAGAAACAGGACTATGCTCAGGCAGTACCGCTGCTGCGTCGTGCAATCACACTGGCCCCAGACAATGCGGAAATACAGGACAGCTTAGGTTGGGCACTCTACGGACAGGGGCAGTATGACGAAGCCCGCCAATGGCTAGCACGCGCCTACAACGCGCTGCCATCACCGGAAGTGGCACGCCACTATCTACAGGCGTTGATGGCGACACACAATGAAGCCGAGGCCCAGCGCATCTTGGGTCAGCTCTATCGGTCATCCTCGCTGGATCAGGCCGCGCGCAGTGCATTGCTGCAACAGTTTCCCACGCTACGCGCACCGTCGCCTTGA
- a CDS encoding 50S ribosomal protein L25/general stress protein Ctc translates to MKHDYTLTAVVRTELGKGASRRLRRANERVAGIIYGGETAPMPIAIDKPALYKAIEDESFYSSIITINVDGKAEKVVVRDLQRHPFKAVLLHADFMRVNANEEITLTVQLHVVNEENCKGVKVDGGELHIQNTDIAISCLPQNIPDHLEVDVADLGVGETIHLSGLKLPAGVTAVELAHGEDHDQPLVSVHRVADHSEAEGEEGDAPAADSAAE, encoded by the coding sequence ATGAAACACGATTACACTCTTACTGCTGTCGTCCGTACGGAGCTGGGGAAAGGTGCGAGCCGCCGCCTGCGTCGTGCGAACGAACGTGTTGCAGGTATCATCTATGGTGGTGAAACTGCACCGATGCCGATCGCTATCGACAAACCGGCGCTGTACAAAGCCATCGAAGATGAATCTTTCTACTCTTCCATCATCACGATCAACGTTGATGGCAAAGCAGAGAAAGTTGTTGTTCGTGACCTGCAGCGTCACCCGTTCAAAGCGGTTCTTCTGCATGCCGACTTCATGCGTGTCAACGCTAACGAAGAAATCACGCTGACAGTACAGCTTCACGTTGTCAACGAAGAAAACTGCAAAGGCGTTAAAGTCGACGGCGGTGAACTGCACATCCAGAACACTGATATCGCTATCAGCTGCCTGCCGCAGAACATTCCGGACCACCTGGAAGTCGACGTTGCAGATCTGGGCGTGGGTGAAACCATCCACCTGTCTGGCCTGAAACTGCCGGCAGGCGTTACAGCTGTTGAACTGGCTCACGGTGAAGACCACGACCAGCCGCTGGTCAGCGTCCATCGCGTAGCAGATCACAGCGAAGCAGAAGGCGAAGAAGGCGATGCACCGGCAGCAGACAGCGCCGCTGAATAA
- the ychF gene encoding redox-regulated ATPase YchF yields MGFNCGIVGLPNVGKSTLFNALTKSGIEAANFPFCTIEPNTGIVPMPDPRLDALAEIVNPERTLPTTMEFVDIAGLVAGASKGEGLGNQFLANIRETEAIAHVVRCFEDDNVIHVANHVDPRADIETINIELALSDLGTVEKALTRLVRAAKGGDKEAIAVKALFERIQPHLAEGQPLRSFGLTDDEKALVRGYGFLTLKPTMYIANVSEDGFENNPYLDIVREIAASEEAEVVAVCNKLEAEIAELDDEEEKAMFLEELGMEEAGLDRVIRAGYKLLGLQTYFTAGVKEVRAWTVKVGATAPQAAAAIHTDFEKGFIRAEVISYDDFIEFKGESGAKEAGKWRLEGKSYIVQDGDVMHFRFNV; encoded by the coding sequence ATGGGTTTCAATTGCGGTATTGTCGGCCTCCCGAACGTGGGTAAATCCACGCTGTTCAACGCGCTGACCAAGTCCGGTATCGAAGCGGCAAACTTCCCGTTCTGCACCATCGAACCGAATACCGGTATCGTGCCGATGCCCGACCCGCGCCTCGACGCGCTGGCCGAAATCGTCAACCCTGAGCGTACGCTGCCCACCACGATGGAATTCGTGGATATCGCGGGGCTGGTCGCGGGGGCATCGAAGGGTGAAGGTCTGGGTAACCAGTTCTTGGCCAACATTCGTGAAACCGAAGCCATCGCACACGTCGTACGCTGCTTTGAAGACGATAACGTCATTCACGTAGCCAACCACGTCGACCCGCGTGCCGATATTGAAACAATCAATATCGAGCTGGCCCTGTCCGATCTGGGCACGGTCGAAAAAGCCCTGACCCGTCTGGTACGTGCGGCCAAAGGTGGCGACAAGGAAGCGATTGCTGTCAAAGCGCTGTTCGAACGCATCCAGCCGCATCTGGCAGAAGGCCAGCCGCTGCGCAGCTTCGGTCTGACCGATGATGAAAAAGCGCTGGTACGTGGCTATGGCTTCCTGACCCTCAAGCCGACGATGTACATCGCCAACGTCAGCGAGGACGGTTTCGAAAACAACCCGTACCTCGACATCGTGCGCGAAATCGCTGCTTCCGAAGAAGCGGAAGTTGTTGCGGTATGCAACAAACTGGAAGCTGAAATTGCCGAGCTGGACGACGAGGAAGAGAAAGCCATGTTCCTCGAAGAGCTGGGCATGGAAGAAGCCGGGCTGGACCGCGTTATCCGCGCGGGCTATAAACTGCTTGGCCTTCAAACCTACTTCACCGCGGGCGTAAAAGAAGTACGCGCATGGACGGTGAAAGTGGGCGCAACTGCACCACAGGCTGCCGCAGCGATCCATACCGACTTCGAAAAAGGCTTCATTCGTGCTGAAGTGATCAGCTATGACGACTTCATCGAATTCAAAGGTGAAAGCGGCGCAAAAGAAGCGGGTAAATGGCGCTTAGAAGGCAAATCTTACATCGTACAAGATGGCGATGTTATGCACTTCCGCTTTAATGTCTAA
- a CDS encoding ribose-phosphate pyrophosphokinase, with amino-acid sequence MSKLMVFAGNAHPELARKVAECLDNRLGHATVGQFSDGEIAVEINENVRGKDVFILQSTCVPTNDNLMELILMVDALRRASATRITAVMPYFGYARQDRRVRSARVPISAKVVADMMVKAGVDRVMTMDLHADQIQGFFDVPVDNVYGSPILLDDIERQNYDDVVIVSPDIGGVVRARAVAKQLNVELAIIDKRRPRANQAQVMHIIGDIQDRTCILVDDMVDTAGTLCKAAEALKVRGAKRVLAYATHPILSGPAIDNISSSQLDELVVTDTIPLSEAARRSGKIRQLTVAGLIGEAIRRVSNEESVSAMFH; translated from the coding sequence GTGTCCAAATTGATGGTCTTCGCCGGTAACGCTCACCCAGAACTGGCACGCAAGGTCGCCGAGTGCCTCGATAATCGTCTTGGTCACGCGACCGTTGGTCAGTTCAGCGATGGCGAAATCGCCGTCGAGATCAATGAGAACGTGCGCGGCAAGGATGTCTTCATCCTCCAGTCCACTTGTGTTCCTACCAATGACAATCTGATGGAATTGATCCTGATGGTTGATGCCTTGCGTCGTGCTTCCGCGACTCGTATCACTGCCGTCATGCCGTACTTCGGTTATGCACGTCAGGATCGTCGCGTACGTTCTGCACGCGTGCCGATTTCGGCCAAGGTCGTGGCAGACATGATGGTTAAGGCCGGTGTAGACCGTGTCATGACCATGGACTTGCACGCAGATCAGATCCAGGGCTTCTTCGACGTACCGGTCGACAATGTCTACGGCTCTCCCATCCTGCTAGATGACATCGAGCGCCAGAACTACGATGACGTCGTCATCGTCTCCCCTGACATCGGGGGTGTCGTTCGTGCGCGCGCTGTCGCTAAGCAGCTGAATGTGGAACTGGCCATCATCGACAAGCGCCGCCCGCGTGCCAACCAGGCACAGGTGATGCACATCATCGGTGATATTCAGGATCGCACCTGCATTCTGGTCGACGATATGGTCGACACGGCGGGTACACTGTGCAAAGCAGCCGAAGCACTTAAAGTGCGCGGTGCCAAACGTGTACTGGCCTATGCAACGCATCCGATCCTGTCCGGTCCGGCTATCGACAATATCTCAAGCTCTCAGCTTGATGAACTGGTCGTTACCGACACTATTCCGCTTTCCGAAGCAGCGCGTCGCAGCGGCAAAATCCGCCAGCTGACCGTCGCAGGTCTGATCGGTGAAGCCATTCGTCGCGTCAGCAACGAAGAATCTGTCAGCGCCATGTTTCACTGA
- a CDS encoding ATP-binding cassette domain-containing protein has protein sequence MKQSLSQALEDETDKLNQAHQLLEQVKAALSVSSDMAALEKTKASLLKVQHKLGLREQIVTVASQTRDAWDRHIDDVAKQSLDQLLLPASELFSRMHANEVYQALSMGKDQRAFCWEAVMNHVPERGVGYNDEYTPLTTLNAQTHFSQGQRQDLALSLFLARARTLKGSFFLDEPVAHLDDLNRVAMMDVFRMLTNSESNMRLVLTTASQGLRRHMRQKFSTESCKDKLRIITLHGNPLHGVTATYS, from the coding sequence CATCAATTGCTGGAGCAGGTTAAAGCTGCTCTCAGTGTCAGTTCTGACATGGCGGCGCTCGAAAAAACAAAAGCTTCACTCCTAAAGGTTCAACATAAGCTCGGTTTACGTGAACAGATTGTTACCGTTGCATCACAAACACGAGATGCTTGGGATAGGCATATAGATGACGTTGCAAAACAGAGTCTTGACCAGCTATTACTACCCGCGTCTGAACTGTTTTCGCGCATGCATGCTAATGAAGTATATCAGGCACTCAGTATGGGAAAAGATCAGCGGGCATTTTGCTGGGAGGCTGTTATGAACCATGTGCCCGAACGTGGTGTGGGATATAATGATGAATATACGCCACTCACTACCTTAAACGCACAGACGCACTTCAGTCAGGGACAACGACAAGACCTTGCGCTTTCTCTCTTCCTTGCAAGAGCGCGGACTTTAAAAGGCTCATTTTTCCTAGATGAGCCTGTTGCCCACCTAGATGATCTCAACCGGGTCGCTATGATGGACGTTTTCAGAATGCTTACCAACAGTGAGTCCAATATGCGCCTAGTGCTGACTACTGCAAGTCAGGGTCTTCGTCGTCATATGCGTCAGAAGTTTTCCACCGAGTCATGTAAAGATAAGTTACGTATTATTACGCTGCACGGTAATCCCCTGCATGGCGTAACAGCAACCTATAGCTAA
- the ispE gene encoding 4-(cytidine 5'-diphospho)-2-C-methyl-D-erythritol kinase codes for MSMSLTLPAPAKINRMLHITGKRPDGYHNLQTLFQFLKYGDDLTFFCRDDNQLTLSPAVEGVEQEQNLIIRAARLLQQVETSAPHARPAERRGADIHLIKRIPMGGGLGGGSSDAATTLLGLNRLWQLALSLDQLAALGVTLGADVPVFVHGFAAWGEGIGEKLTPAPLDTPLFCVVHPGVSVVTADVFRSPELTRYSPVISMEHALRRGRNDCEPIVRQHSPAIAAALDWLSQFGDARLTGTGSCIILGLTDEQEGRNILLRVSEEHTDWQVFLTESSNISPLHATLNEQPGMTG; via the coding sequence ATGTCAATGTCTCTCACGCTGCCCGCGCCCGCCAAGATCAACCGCATGCTGCACATCACGGGCAAGCGCCCTGATGGCTATCACAACCTGCAGACCCTGTTTCAGTTTCTGAAATACGGCGATGACCTGACATTCTTCTGCCGCGATGATAATCAGCTGACGCTATCGCCAGCTGTGGAAGGTGTAGAACAGGAACAGAATCTGATCATCCGTGCCGCCCGACTATTGCAGCAAGTCGAAACGTCAGCGCCTCATGCACGACCAGCGGAGCGCCGCGGCGCAGATATTCATCTGATCAAACGCATCCCCATGGGCGGCGGTCTCGGCGGGGGCAGCTCGGATGCAGCCACTACCCTGTTGGGCCTCAATCGTCTATGGCAACTGGCGTTGTCACTCGACCAGCTGGCGGCACTGGGCGTCACGCTCGGCGCTGACGTACCCGTGTTCGTGCACGGCTTTGCAGCATGGGGTGAAGGCATCGGCGAAAAACTGACGCCAGCGCCGCTAGACACGCCATTATTCTGCGTTGTTCACCCCGGCGTTTCCGTCGTGACCGCGGATGTATTCCGCTCTCCCGAATTGACACGCTATAGCCCGGTGATTAGTATGGAGCACGCACTGCGGAGGGGACGCAACGATTGCGAACCGATCGTCCGGCAACACTCCCCTGCCATCGCTGCTGCACTGGACTGGCTGAGCCAATTCGGAGACGCGCGACTGACAGGAACAGGATCTTGTATCATCCTGGGGTTGACAGACGAACAAGAAGGTCGTAATATCCTGCTCCGAGTCAGCGAGGAACACACTGATTGGCAAGTGTTTCTAACTGAGTCGAGCAACATCTCTCCTCTTCATGCCACGCTCAACGAGCAACCAGGCATGACAGGTTGA
- a CDS encoding tyrosine-type recombinase/integrase — MLTDTQCRTAKPKEKLYRLNDFNGLYLEVKPNGKKAWRYRFKLNGKSSMFALGEYPTVKLAEAREKCEQARKQVADGVSPTQARQLDKIRKVNDASNTFELIAKEWLQLKDWAEITKTRRLDMLERVVFPAIGKLPIREITPHHILKILQETAKRGAPTVAAEARRTISSVFELAVATLRADSDPVWPVRKALPANKTQHKQALNPQQIGKLLSCFDNSRGSYQVNYCMWLMWWTLARPAEATEAEWTEFDLDNALWTIPAARMKARKGQLSVAMLKS; from the coding sequence ATGCTCACCGATACGCAATGCCGCACTGCTAAGCCGAAAGAAAAACTCTATCGACTCAATGACTTCAATGGCCTCTACCTCGAAGTGAAACCCAACGGCAAAAAGGCCTGGCGCTATCGGTTTAAACTCAACGGCAAATCCAGCATGTTCGCGTTGGGTGAGTACCCGACGGTCAAACTTGCCGAAGCTCGCGAGAAATGTGAGCAAGCGCGTAAACAAGTCGCAGATGGAGTTAGCCCGACACAGGCTCGCCAGTTAGATAAGATCCGCAAGGTCAACGACGCATCCAACACCTTTGAGCTGATTGCCAAAGAGTGGTTGCAGCTGAAAGACTGGGCCGAAATCACCAAAACGCGGCGACTGGATATGCTTGAGCGTGTAGTTTTCCCCGCCATCGGCAAACTTCCTATCAGAGAAATCACTCCGCACCACATTCTTAAAATTCTTCAGGAAACGGCTAAGCGCGGCGCTCCGACCGTTGCCGCTGAAGCCCGTCGCACCATTTCATCAGTTTTTGAGTTGGCAGTCGCGACGCTTAGAGCTGATAGCGATCCTGTATGGCCTGTGCGCAAGGCCCTTCCGGCTAATAAGACACAGCACAAACAGGCACTAAATCCTCAGCAAATCGGAAAGTTACTAAGCTGTTTTGACAATAGTCGTGGCTCGTATCAGGTTAACTATTGCATGTGGCTTATGTGGTGGACATTGGCGCGTCCTGCGGAAGCCACCGAAGCAGAATGGACAGAATTCGATCTTGATAACGCCCTATGGACCATTCCGGCAGCGCGCATGAAAGCTCGTAAGGGACAATTGAGCGTAGCCATGCTAAAAAGCTAG
- the pth gene encoding aminoacyl-tRNA hydrolase encodes MSTVSAIIGLRNPGAQYADTRHNAGAWMVELLARQAGASLRSERKFLGDYAKVELDGHTVHLLLPSTFMNCSGQSVSLLTKFFKLSPEQLLVAHDELDIPPGQARFKQGGGHGGHNGLRDIISALGNNRSFHRLRIGIGHPGDASRVVNYVLGSPGKSDRIAIDSAIEAAVDALPLALSGDWAKAMNRLHAVRF; translated from the coding sequence ATGAGCACAGTATCGGCTATTATCGGGCTACGTAATCCAGGAGCTCAATATGCTGATACGCGCCACAATGCCGGGGCATGGATGGTCGAACTGCTGGCACGGCAGGCCGGGGCATCACTGCGCAGCGAGCGCAAATTCCTCGGTGACTACGCTAAAGTCGAGCTGGACGGTCACACTGTCCACCTGCTGCTTCCCAGCACGTTCATGAATTGCAGCGGCCAATCGGTCTCACTGCTCACCAAATTCTTCAAGCTGTCCCCCGAGCAACTGCTCGTGGCCCACGACGAGCTTGATATTCCTCCCGGACAGGCGCGCTTCAAGCAGGGGGGTGGCCACGGTGGCCACAATGGCCTGCGCGACATCATCAGCGCTCTAGGCAATAACCGCTCCTTCCATCGTCTTCGTATTGGTATCGGTCATCCTGGTGATGCTAGCCGCGTCGTCAACTATGTGCTTGGCTCGCCCGGCAAGAGCGATCGGATTGCCATCGACTCAGCGATCGAAGCTGCCGTCGATGCTCTGCCTCTGGCACTGTCAGGGGACTGGGCAAAGGCCATGAATCGCCTGCACGCCGTCCGCTTCTAG